The Acidobacteriota bacterium genome contains the following window.
TCTGAGGTTGGGCGCTTGGCTCAGCGGTAGAGCATCGCCTTCACACGGCGGGGGTCAGTGGTTCGAATCCACTAGCGCCCACCAACCTTGACCTGGCGTTCGAACCCCCGTGGAATCCTCGTACACGAAAAGAACGCCCAGTCTGCCGAAGTCGGGCGGCTGTTCCGGGAGGCTAGCACCGGATCAGCGCTGGGCGCGGTGTTGGTGGCGGGATGCCTGGCCAACCGCGACCTGCTTCGTTGCAAACGGGGCGTTCCACGCAGTCCGCAATCCGGAAACGCACGCGAGCCCGGATGGCCCTGGCACACGCTTCACGGCGCCGAGCTCTCAGCGCCACGGCGCGTACTGCGTACGGCGAATATAAGCCTCGCCGCGAGGCGTGTCAATCAATCCGTCGCAGGCTTCTTGAGCTCGGCCAGCAGCGCGTCGAGCAGCCGCCCGTACAGCGCGTCCGCCTCGGCGAAGCGCTTCCGGTACTCGTCCTCGGACAGCTTCTGCTTGCGCCACTCGCCGTCGAACGCCCAGCGGCCGTCGGGGCTTTCGTACGTGTCGAAGCCCACGTTGTCCTCCGGCTTCGCCACCAGGCCGTCGAGGTTCAAATCCTCGATGAACACACGCGACTTCGGGAGCGCCGCGCTGTTCAGGTCGACGTAGACGTCGCGGTACTCCTTCTTCATGATCTTCTCGCGCAGGAGCGAGGGGGCGGAGTACTTCGCGGAGACGACCATCAGCTCGCCGGGGATGAACATGGCGGCAACGAACGCATCGCCCGCGTCCGGCAATGCCGCGGCGATGCTGTCCATCTGCCCTTTTTCCATGAGCTGCGCCAGTGCTTTGGCGGCGGCAGCCGAACGGGCCTCCTGGGCGGAAACCGGAACCACGAAAAGCGCGACGGCAGCAGCCGCCGCTGCCACGAGCCGGATAGCGTTGGGAACGTGCGCCATGACGACCCCCGGAATGAGAATCAGATTGCGGTTGGCAGAACGCCAGACAGGTGCAGATTACACTATCAGCCGATGAAAAGCGCGTCCTCCTCCTCAAGCCGCCCGGACCCGGAGGTCGAGGGGCGGTTGCCGCGCAGCAGCGCGAAGCCCGCTTTCAACCCCGCGATGAGGGCCATGCCTTCGCGGGCCGGCGCGACGATCGCGCGTTGCAGCACCCCGGCCGTCTCGTCCACCCGGCGGGTCAGGTCGGACATCAGCGTGTCGACGCGCTCGACCTGGGCGGCCGCCAGCGTCGCGACGCGCTGGGCGTCCTCGGCAATGGCGTGCGCGCGCGCCACGAGCGGCTTCATCTCGGCGTGCACTTCGTCGGCCAGGCGCTCCACCCGCCGGGCGAGGCGCGCGGCGGCGATCACGGCTCCCACCTGCAGCACGGCCATCGCCAGCGTCGCCGCCGCGATGACCCCCAGGAAAATGGTCCCCCACTCGCTCACGTGTTCTCCCCGGTACCGCGCGCGGACTCCCTGGCGCGCTGGTAGGCCTCGCGGCCCCGATCCACCGCCGTCGCAACCGAGTCGCGCTGGCGGTTGACGCATTCGCGTCCCTGGCGCGCCGCCTCGTTGGCCTTCTCGCGCCCCTCGCGCGCCCTGTCGCCGATGATCCGGCGCATCTCTTCGCCCGTGGTGGGTGCCAGCAGCAGCGCCACCGCGGCCCCGGTCACCGCGCCAATCAGAAACGCCGCAATCAGGCTTCCGCCGCCCGCTTCATCCCGTGACATCGTGTTACCCCGCTGAATCAGGCACGAGGCCTAGAAAATCGACACCTTCACATTCAGGTACTTCTTCGGGTCCCTGCGGATCTCCGCGATGAGTCCGCGCAGCTCGCCGGCTGCTGAGTTCATATTGTCATACAACTGCTTATCGTGCAGCAGTTGTCCCGCGGTGCCCTGCCCGGCGGTCAGTCGGGACGACACCTCCTCCAGGCTGGCGGCAATCCGGCTGAAGCGATCGTACAACTCCGAGTTGGTCAACAGCTTCCCGGCCGTCCCCTCACCGCGGTTCAGCCGGCCGGTCAGGGTGTCCATGTTGCTGCTGATCGAGGCCAGGGATTTCGCCATCTGCTCGTCGCGCAGGAGTCGCCCGAGCGCTCCCTCGCCGGCGTTGATCCGGCGCGTGATCGATTCGAGATTCGTCAGCGAACGATTCAGCTGGTCGTAGGCGGCGGGGTCCATCGCCAGCTTGCCGAGCGTTCCGCGCCCCTGGCGGAGATGCCCGGCGACATTGGCCGCCGACCCGACAAACTCGTTGATCTCGCGATAGAGCTGGTCGTCGGTGAACAGCTTTCCGACGCTTCCCTTCCCACCCCGGATATCCTGCAGGAGGAGGGTGACCTGGTTGAGCCCTTCGGTCGCCGACGCGGCGACCTCGGTGATCTGTCCCTCCGCCCGGCCGGGAGTGATGAATCCCCCTTCGGGGAGCGGCGTGCCGGCAGAGGCTGGCGTGATGTCGATCACGGGCTCCCCGAGCAGGCTCAGCGATCCAATCGCCGCGCGCGACTGGTCCGTGATGAGCGGCTTCATGTCCTCGGACACTTCCATGAGGATCTCGACGCCGGCGCCGGCGAACCGCACGTCGGTGACCTTGCCGACCTCGACCCCCGCCACGCGCACGACTGCTCCGCTCTTCAGCCCCCTCACGTCATCGAACTTCGTCTTCAGCTCGTAGCGCTGCCAGGGGAACCCGCCCTGGCCGCCCACCGCGAGGATGAGCATCGAGGCGAGCACGAGAGCCAGGACGCCGAGGATGCCGATCTTGAGTTCAGACCACGCCAACGAACGAGTACGGGGCATAAGCTTCCTATGAAAGAAATGCGGCGATGTACGGATCCTGGTTCACCGCGGCGCGCAGCTCGGACGCGTTCCCTTCGAAGGCAATCCGGCCGTCCCGGAGCATGATGAATTCCGCCTCGTCGCACTTGCCGGGGCCCGCCGGCACGAGGTGCGCCCGGCCGTTCCGGCGCTCCGCCGTGTGCGTGGCGACGTAGAACGCATCGCGCAGCTGGTGCGTCACCATGATCGAGCTGACGTTCTCGAGGTCGCGCAGCTTGATGATCTCTTCATCGATCGTGATGGCGGTTATCGGGTCGAGTCCCGTGGTCGGCTCGTCGTAGAGCAGGATGCGTGGCTTGGCGGCCATCGCCCGCGCGATGGCGACCCGCCGGCGCTGCCCGCCCGACAGCTCCGACGGCATCCGGTCGATGTACTCGCCCAGGCCGACGAAGCCGAGCACCTCCTCGACCCGCCGGTTCGCCTCGTCGTAGGGCATCTTCGTCTCGACAAACAGCTTGTACCCGACGTTCTGGCGAACGGTCAGGGAGTCGAACAGCGCGCCTTCCTGGAACACCATGCCGAGGTCGGCGCGGACGGCCATCAGCTCGTCCTCCGTCATCCCGTCCACGCGCTCGCCGTTCACCCAGATCACCCCGCGATCCGGCTTCAGCAGGCCCAGGATCAAGCGCAGGATCGTGGACTTCCCGGCGCCGCTGGCGCCCAGGATGATCTTCGTGTGGCCGACGAGCAGCGTGAAGCTGACGCCGGCGAGGATCACCTGGTCGTCGAACGCCAGCGAGACGTCATCGAACACCACGATGGGGGCGCCGTGCGGCCCCAGCGCCTCGACCACCTCGGGATCGCGTGGAGGAAATCGTTCTCTGGCCATCAGTACATCAGCGCGATGAGGAGCTTGGTCACGAGAAAGTCCACGGCAATGACGGCCACCGAGCTGGCGACGACCGCGTTGGTCGTCGCGTGGCCGACGCCCTGGGTCCCGCCGCGCGTGCGCATGCCGACGTGGCAGCCGATGCTCACGATCGCAAACCCCAGGAAGAACGGTTTGATGATGCCCATCCACACATCCTGGATGTAGAGCCCCATCACCACGCTGTTCCAGTACACGCTGGATGCCACGCGCAGCTGCCAGACCGTGATGACCCAGGCGCCCACCATGCCCACGGCGCACGCGATGACGGTGAGGATGGGGACCATCACGAACCCCGCGAGGATCCGCGGCAGCACGAGCTTCCGCACGGGGTCGGTGCCCAGCGCGCGCAACGCGGCGATCTGTTCGGTCACCATCATCGAGCCCAGTTCCGCCGCGATGCCCGAGCCGACGCGCCCGGCCACCATGAGGCCCGTCAGCACCGGCCCCAGCTCTTTCACCATCGATGCGCTGACCATCCGGCCCACCATGGATCGGGCGCCGAACTGGTCCATCGTGAATCCCATCTGCAGCGCGAGGACCATTCCGGTGAACGTCCCGGTCAGCAGCACCACGGTCAGCGACCCGATGCCAATCACCTCGAACTGCTCGACGACGTCGCGGAAATAGAAGGGGGGCGTGACGAGCGCGCGCGCGGTCTGCCCGAGCAGGCGGACGTACTCCTGGACTTCCACGAGCGCCGTCTTGACGAACCCGTCGGCATTCGGCATCAGATTCGATTCCCCACCAGTCCCAGTTCCCGCGACCGCAGCTGCTTGACGCGGTCGCGCAGCGCCGCGGCCTTTTCGAACTCGAGGTTCGCCGCCGCCGCTTTCATCTGCTGCTGCAGCTCCGCGATGAACGCGTCGAGCTCGTCCTGCGTGCGGAACTCTTCCTGCGGCTCCTTCACGACCGGCACGGTCAGGTAGTCCCGCTCGTACACGCTGCTCATCACGTCGTCGATGTTCTTGACGATCGACGCCGGCGTGATGTCGTGCTCCTGGTTGTAGGCCTCCTGCGCGGCGCGGCGCCGCCCGGTCTCGCTGATCGCGAGCTGCATGGACGCGGTCATGACGTCGGCGTACATGATCGCGCGCCCGTTGACGTTGCGCGCCGCGCGCCCCACCGTCTGGATCAGCGACCCGCCGGAGCGCAGGAAGCCTTCCTTGTCGGCATCGAGG
Protein-coding sequences here:
- a CDS encoding YtxH domain-containing protein — translated: MSRDEAGGGSLIAAFLIGAVTGAAVALLLAPTTGEEMRRIIGDRAREGREKANEAARQGRECVNRQRDSVATAVDRGREAYQRARESARGTGENT
- a CDS encoding MCE family protein, whose protein sequence is MPRTRSLAWSELKIGILGVLALVLASMLILAVGGQGGFPWQRYELKTKFDDVRGLKSGAVVRVAGVEVGKVTDVRFAGAGVEILMEVSEDMKPLITDQSRAAIGSLSLLGEPVIDITPASAGTPLPEGGFITPGRAEGQITEVAASATEGLNQVTLLLQDIRGGKGSVGKLFTDDQLYREINEFVGSAANVAGHLRQGRGTLGKLAMDPAAYDQLNRSLTNLESITRRINAGEGALGRLLRDEQMAKSLASISSNMDTLTGRLNRGEGTAGKLLTNSELYDRFSRIAASLEEVSSRLTAGQGTAGQLLHDKQLYDNMNSAAGELRGLIAEIRRDPKKYLNVKVSIF
- a CDS encoding ATP-binding cassette domain-containing protein, with the protein product MARERFPPRDPEVVEALGPHGAPIVVFDDVSLAFDDQVILAGVSFTLLVGHTKIILGASGAGKSTILRLILGLLKPDRGVIWVNGERVDGMTEDELMAVRADLGMVFQEGALFDSLTVRQNVGYKLFVETKMPYDEANRRVEEVLGFVGLGEYIDRMPSELSGGQRRRVAIARAMAAKPRILLYDEPTTGLDPITAITIDEEIIKLRDLENVSSIMVTHQLRDAFYVATHTAERRNGRAHLVPAGPGKCDEAEFIMLRDGRIAFEGNASELRAAVNQDPYIAAFLS
- a CDS encoding ABC transporter permease — protein: MPNADGFVKTALVEVQEYVRLLGQTARALVTPPFYFRDVVEQFEVIGIGSLTVVLLTGTFTGMVLALQMGFTMDQFGARSMVGRMVSASMVKELGPVLTGLMVAGRVGSGIAAELGSMMVTEQIAALRALGTDPVRKLVLPRILAGFVMVPILTVIACAVGMVGAWVITVWQLRVASSVYWNSVVMGLYIQDVWMGIIKPFFLGFAIVSIGCHVGMRTRGGTQGVGHATTNAVVASSVAVIAVDFLVTKLLIALMY